One segment of Sesamum indicum cultivar Zhongzhi No. 13 linkage group LG4, S_indicum_v1.0, whole genome shotgun sequence DNA contains the following:
- the LOC105159946 gene encoding F-box/kelch-repeat protein SKIP11-like, translating into MLKDRPCLVSRDYPRTCEREGNWRKRPLETNGEEEDVVRKVPKHSADQIDTALSIGGILMSVPDQSGSQQNDGDNSDSSSLIAAIGRDNSVSCLIRCSRADYGAIASLNRSFRSLIRSGELYKLRRQNGVVEHWVYFSCQLLEWEAFDPSRRHWMHLPSMNPNDCFMFADKESLAVGTELLVFGRALDSHVIYRYSLLTNTWTTGMRMNEPRCLFGSASLGEIAILAGGSDSHGNILSSAELYNSETGKWKPLPSMKKPRKMCSGVFMDGKFYVIGGIGGADSKLLTCGEEYDLETETWTEIPNMSPVRTGAARDNEPPATSEAPPLIAVVNNELYAADYAEMEVRKYNKANRAWITVGRLPERADSMYGWGLAFRACGDRLIVIGGPRNAGEGFIEVNSWVPSDGPPQWDLLGRKRSGSFVYNCAVMGC; encoded by the coding sequence ATGTTGAAGGACAGGCCTTGTTTGGTTTCAAGGGATTATCCTAGGACCTGCGAACGAGAAGGCAATTGGCGTAAGCGACCTTTGGAGACGAATGGAGAGGAAGAAGATGTTGTCCGGAAGGTGCCTAAGCATTCAGCAGATCAGATAGATACTGCTTTGTCAATTGGCGGGATTTTAATGTCAGTTCCTGACCAATCAGGTAGTCAGCAGAATGATGGTGATAATTCTGATTCGAGTTCATTAATTGCTGCCATTGGCCGCGACAACTCGGTTAGTTGTCTTATCCGGTGCTCCAGGGCCGATTATGGTGCGATTGCATCCTTGAACCGGAGTTTCAGGTCACTTATTAGGAGTGGCGAGCTTTACAAATTGAGGCGGCAAAATGGCGTGGTAGAGCATTGGGTTTATTTTTCCTGCCAGCTGCTGGAGTGGGAGGCCTTTGACCCTAGTCGCCGCCATTGGATGCATTTACCAAGTATGAATCCTAATGATTGCTTTATGTTTGCGGATAAGGAATCTTTAGCTGTGGGGACTGAGCTTCTTGTTTTTGGGAGGGCTCTCGACTCCCACGTGATTTATCGTTACAGTTTGTTGACGAACACGTGGACTACCGGAATGCGTATGAATGAGCCAAGATGTTTGTTTGGGTCTGCAAGCCTCGGGGAGATCGCAATATTGGCTGGTGGTTCTGACTCACATGGTAACATCCTCAGTTCCGCAGAGTTATACAATTCCGAGACAGGAAAGTGGAAGCCACTCCCGAGCATGAAGAAACCGAGGAAAATGTGTTCTGGGGTTTTCATGGATGGAAAGTTTTATGTGATTGGAGGGATTGGAGGAGCTGATTCCAAGCTTCTCACTTGCGGAGAGGAATATGATTTGGAAACTGAAACTTGGACAGAAATCCCTAACATGTCCCCGGTGCGGACTGGTGCAGCAAGGGATAACGAGCCACCTGCTACATCTGAAGCACCACCTTTGATTGCTgttgtaaataatgaattatatgCTGCTGATTATGCTGAGATGGAGGTGAGAAAATATAACAAGGCTAACAGGGCGTGGATTACTGTAGGAAGACTGCCAGAACGTGCCGACTCTATGTACGGATGGGGTTTAGCATTTAGGGCATGCGGTGATCGTCTTATTGTGATTGGGGGGCCACGGAATGCCGGTGAGGGTTTCATTGAAGTGAACTCATGGGTTCCAAGTGATGGTCCGCCGCAGTGGGATTTGCTTGGCCGAAAACGATCAGGCAGTTTTGTTTATAATTGTGCTGTGATGGGATGCTGA